From the Theobroma cacao cultivar B97-61/B2 chromosome 2, Criollo_cocoa_genome_V2, whole genome shotgun sequence genome, one window contains:
- the LOC18610155 gene encoding tetrahydrocannabinolic acid synthase, with protein MLQVQLTKMEWPSFSMSLLVSVLLSFWWATLGQTHEGFLRCLLLHSDDNVAPISNAIYTQNNSSFASVLDFPYGNLRFSTPTTPKPLVIVKPTHVSHIQATVNCSRKHGLQVRVRSGGHDYEGLSYVAQDSFVVIDLIDLRSINVDVGSKTAWIQAGATIGELYYRIAEKSTTLAFPAGVCPTVGVGGHFSGGGYGMLMRKFGIAADHIIDAHLVDVDGRILDRKSMGEDLFWAIRGGGGASFGVVVAWKVELVSVPPVVTVFTINKVLEENATKLVHRWQYAAPKSPEDLFLRIFFTDVNSTQEGKRTIQASFVSMFLGRTDQLVKLMQENFPELRLVKEDCHEMNWIESIIYFAEIPNSSPLDALLDRNLYPETFFKAKSDYVKEPIPETALEGLWQRFYEEKPGTVELIFSPYGGKMDEIPESETPFPHRAGNLYKIYYEVLWEEEDNLAPQKHLDWMRRLYSYMAPYVSKSPREAYVNYRDLDLGTNNKGNYTSYRQASKWGVRYFKHNFNRLVRVKTMVDPHNFFRNEQSIPPLVRE; from the coding sequence ATGCTCCAAGTCCAATTAACCAAAATGGAGTGGCCTAGCTTTTCAATGTCTCTGCTTGTTTCTGTTCTGTTGTCATTTTGGTGGGCAACTTTGGGCCAAACTCATGAGGGCTTCCTCCGATGCCTTCTCCTACATTCTGATGACAATGTTGCTCCTATCTCTAATGCCATTTACACCCAAAACAATTCCTCCTTTGCATCTGTATTGGATTTTCCGTATGGGAATCTTAGGTTTTCTACACCGACGACCCCAAAACCTTTAGTCATTGTTAAGCCCACTCATGTCTCTCACATCCAAGCAACCGTTAATTGTTCAAGGAAACATGGCTTGCAGGTTAGAGTTCGAAGTGGTGGTCATGACTACGAAGGTCTTTCTTACGTTGCTCAAGATTCATTCGTCGTAATTGACTTAATTGATCTACGATCAATCAATGTTGACGTAGGGAGTAAGACTGCGTGGATTCAAGCTGGTGCAACTATAGGCGAATTGTATTATAGAATTGCAGAAAAAAGTACAACTCTTGCCTTCCCGGCTGGTGTTTGCCCCACTGTGGGTGTTGGTGGCCACTTCAGCGGCGGAGGTTATGGCATGTTGATGCGCAAGTTCGGCATTGCAGCTGATCATATAATCGATGCACACTTAGTTGATGTTGATGGAAGAATTCTTGACAGAAAATCCATGGGTGAAGATTTGTTTTGGGCTATCAGAGGAGGTGGGGGAGCTAGTTTTGGAGTCGTCGTGGCATGGAAAGTTGAGTTGGTTTCTGTTCCACCAGTTGTGACTGTATTTACCATAAACAAGGTCTTGGAAGAGAACGCAACAAAGCTTGTTCACAGGTGGCAATATGCAGCGCCTAAGAGTCCTGAAGACCTGTTTCTCAGAATCTTCTTCACGGATGTGAATTCAACccaagaaggaaaaagaacaatACAAGCTTCTTTTGTTTCCATGTTTCTTGGCAGAACTGATCAGCTAGTTAAGTTGATGCAAGAAAACTTTCCGGAGCTTCGATTGGTCAAAGAAGATTGTCACGAAATGAACTGGATCGAATCTATCATCTACTTCGCAGAAATCCCTAATAGTTCACCACTCGATGCGTTGCTTGATAGGAACTTATATCCTGAAACGTTCTTCAAAGCAAAATCGGACTACGTCAAGGAACCTATTCCTGAGACTGCACTAGAAGGGTTATGGCAAAGGTTCTATGAAGAAAAACCAGGGACGGTGGAACTCATCTTTAGTCCTTACGGAGGCAAAATGGACGAAATCCCAGAGTCTGAGACCCCATTCCCTCACAGAGCAGGGAACCTATACAAAATTTATTACGAGGTACTGTGGGAAGAGGAAGATAATCTGGCACCTCAAAAGCACCTAGATTGGATGAGAAGGCTTTACAGCTACATGGCTCCCTACGTCTCGAAATCTCCAAGGGAAGCCTATGTGAACTACAGGGATCTCGACCTTGGGACTAATAACAAAGGAAATTACACGAGCTATAGACAAGCAAGCAAATGGGGTGTTAGATATTTCAAGCACAACTTCAACAGGTTGGTTCGGGTAAAAACCATGGTTGATCCACACAACTTTTTCAGAAATGAGCAGAGTATACCTCCTCTTGTCCGTGAGTAA